A DNA window from Streptococcus sp. LPB0220 contains the following coding sequences:
- a CDS encoding GNAT family N-acetyltransferase, whose translation MENLYVKLAAYLEIETERLHLRPVTLEDAPAMFEYASDETVTRYTFPTNQSLEETRNNIALFYLASPLGRWGIELKENGKFIGTIDLLDLDLSLKKGSIGYVLNKDYWNQGLATEATKAVIALAFEQLGMNKLIAVHDKDNPASGRVMAKSGMKYSHEEPYAMLDLHEEGRMVTRVHYVLTKEEYLAEK comes from the coding sequence ATGGAAAATTTATATGTGAAGTTAGCGGCTTATCTAGAAATAGAGACTGAGCGCTTGCACTTGCGTCCGGTCACTCTTGAAGATGCACCGGCTATGTTTGAGTATGCTTCTGATGAAACAGTTACGCGCTACACTTTTCCAACCAATCAAAGTCTAGAAGAGACGCGTAATAATATTGCCCTCTTTTACCTAGCGAGCCCACTTGGAAGATGGGGGATCGAGCTCAAAGAAAATGGAAAATTTATCGGGACGATTGATTTACTGGATTTGGATCTTAGTTTGAAGAAGGGGAGTATCGGCTATGTTCTGAATAAAGACTATTGGAACCAAGGTCTTGCGACAGAGGCTACAAAGGCAGTCATTGCCTTGGCTTTTGAACAGTTAGGGATGAACAAACTCATTGCCGTTCATGATAAGGACAATCCAGCTTCTGGACGGGTGATGGCCAAATCAGGGATGAAATATTCTCACGAGGAGCCCTATGCGATGCTAGACCTGCATGAAGAAGGGCGAATGGTGACGAGAGTTCATTATGTCCTCACGAAGGAAGAATATTTGGCAGAAAAATGA
- the ald gene encoding alanine dehydrogenase — MLIGIPKEIKNNENRVGLTPAGVQSLVKKGHHVLVETNAGLGSGFADEDYTKQGATIVATAAEAWAAEMVVKVKEPLAEEYGFLREDLLLFTYLHMAAAPELADAMVAAKTTGVAYETVRDLDGQLPLLVPMSEVAGRMAVQIGAHFLTKQEGGSGVLLGGVPGVPKGKVTIIGGGVVGTHAARIALGLGAQVTILDISAKRLAVLEDVFGHQIQTLMSNPFNIEASVRDADVVIGAVLIPGAKAPKLVTDDMVKQMRPGSVIVDVAVDQGGVIETADRVTTHTEPVYEKHGVLHYAVANIPGAVARTSTIALTNVTLPYVESLANNGFHKAIDLDEGLRQGVTTYQGHITSQPVATGLERDFTPIDELV; from the coding sequence ATGCTCATTGGAATTCCTAAAGAAATTAAAAACAACGAAAATCGGGTCGGTTTGACACCTGCAGGTGTACAAAGCTTGGTGAAGAAAGGTCATCACGTTTTGGTAGAAACAAATGCTGGACTTGGTTCTGGCTTTGCGGATGAAGATTACACGAAGCAAGGGGCAACCATCGTTGCAACTGCTGCAGAAGCTTGGGCAGCTGAGATGGTGGTCAAAGTCAAAGAACCCCTCGCTGAAGAATATGGCTTCCTTCGCGAAGATCTCTTGCTCTTCACCTACTTGCATATGGCTGCCGCACCTGAATTAGCAGATGCTATGGTCGCAGCTAAAACAACTGGGGTGGCCTACGAAACGGTGCGTGACCTTGATGGACAATTGCCTCTCTTGGTGCCAATGAGTGAGGTTGCTGGACGGATGGCCGTGCAAATCGGTGCTCACTTCCTGACCAAACAAGAAGGTGGATCAGGCGTCCTCCTAGGTGGGGTGCCAGGTGTTCCCAAAGGAAAAGTTACCATCATCGGAGGTGGGGTCGTTGGAACCCACGCAGCTCGTATCGCTCTTGGACTTGGTGCCCAAGTGACCATCTTAGATATCAGCGCCAAACGTTTGGCTGTTCTGGAAGATGTCTTTGGTCATCAAATCCAAACCCTTATGTCCAATCCATTTAACATTGAAGCCAGCGTCCGTGATGCCGATGTTGTCATCGGAGCTGTCTTGATTCCTGGTGCTAAAGCTCCTAAATTAGTGACAGACGATATGGTTAAACAAATGCGTCCCGGTTCAGTCATCGTGGACGTAGCTGTGGACCAAGGTGGGGTTATTGAAACAGCAGACCGTGTCACAACGCATACGGAGCCAGTTTACGAAAAACATGGCGTGCTCCACTATGCCGTTGCCAATATCCCAGGGGCTGTCGCTCGTACCTCTACTATCGCCCTTACCAATGTGACCCTTCCTTATGTTGAATCCCTAGCTAACAATGGTTTTCACAAGGCAATTGACCTCGACGAAGGCCTACGCCAAGGGGTCACTACTTACCAAGGCCATATCACAAGCCAACCAGTTGCTACTGGTTTAGAGCGTGACTTCACACCAATTGATGAATTGGTTTAA
- a CDS encoding PhoH family protein, with the protein MQEHSVEITLTHPDDLFHLFGSNERHLRLMEQEFGVTIHARTEIVQIIGEEETCEQVRQVIQALLVLVNRGMTIGTPDVVTAITMVRNGELDKFIALYEEEIIKDSYGKPIRVKTLGQKIYVDSVKNHDVTFGIGPAGTGKTFLAVTLAVTALKRGQVKRIILTRPAVEAGESLGFLPGDLKEKVDPYLRPVYDALYQILGKDQTTRMMEREIIEIAPLAYMRGRTLDDAFVILDEAQNTTIMQMKMFLTRLGFNSKMIVNGDTSQIDLPRNVKSGLIDAQEKLKNISQIDFVHFSAKDVVRHPVVAEIIRAYEPIPNPVLKEESDVEEEK; encoded by the coding sequence TTGCAAGAACATTCAGTTGAAATTACATTAACGCATCCAGACGATCTCTTTCATTTGTTTGGATCTAACGAACGCCATCTTCGTTTGATGGAGCAAGAATTTGGGGTAACTATTCATGCCCGGACAGAAATCGTCCAAATCATTGGGGAAGAAGAAACCTGCGAGCAGGTTCGTCAAGTCATCCAGGCTCTTTTGGTCCTCGTTAACCGTGGCATGACCATTGGAACGCCGGATGTGGTGACCGCCATTACCATGGTGAGAAATGGGGAATTGGATAAGTTCATCGCTCTCTATGAAGAAGAGATTATCAAGGATAGTTACGGCAAGCCCATTCGAGTTAAAACGCTTGGTCAAAAGATCTATGTTGATAGTGTCAAGAACCATGATGTCACTTTTGGGATTGGACCAGCGGGGACTGGGAAAACCTTCCTAGCAGTGACCTTGGCCGTGACCGCCCTCAAGCGTGGTCAGGTCAAGCGGATTATTTTGACGCGTCCAGCTGTGGAAGCCGGAGAAAGCCTTGGTTTCCTTCCAGGAGATCTCAAAGAAAAAGTGGACCCTTATCTACGACCGGTCTATGATGCTCTATACCAGATTTTAGGGAAAGACCAAACCACTCGGATGATGGAGCGGGAGATTATCGAGATTGCGCCTTTGGCTTATATGCGGGGGCGGACCTTGGACGATGCCTTTGTCATCCTCGATGAAGCGCAAAACACCACCATCATGCAGATGAAGATGTTTTTGACCCGTCTTGGTTTTAACTCTAAGATGATTGTCAATGGAGATACTAGCCAGATTGACCTTCCTCGAAATGTCAAATCAGGCTTAATTGATGCTCAGGAGAAATTGAAGAACATTTCTCAAATTGACTTTGTGCATTTCTCTGCCAAGGATGTCGTTCGCCATCCAGTAGTAGCAGAAATTATCCGGGCCTACGAGCCCATTCCGAATCCAGTCCTCAAAGAAGAATCGGATGTGGAAGAAGAAAAATAA
- a CDS encoding YozE family protein yields MRKSFYTWLMTERNPKSNAPKAILADLAFHESAFPKHTDDFDEVSRYLEEHASFSFNLGDFDAIWEEYQAH; encoded by the coding sequence ATGCGAAAATCATTTTATACTTGGTTGATGACGGAGCGCAATCCTAAAAGCAATGCTCCTAAAGCCATTCTAGCAGATCTTGCATTTCACGAGTCTGCTTTTCCCAAGCATACAGATGACTTCGATGAGGTCAGTCGCTATCTAGAAGAGCATGCCAGCTTTTCCTTTAATCTTGGCGATTTTGATGCGATTTGGGAAGAATACCAAGCCCACTAG